Proteins found in one Paenibacillus sp. FSL R10-2782 genomic segment:
- a CDS encoding carbohydrate ABC transporter permease, producing MAIGLPFSSMVFFGFLVGIPKEIEEAACIDGASIYSLFLKIILPLALPAIATVAIFQFLNNWNEFTLAYILISDENMKTLPLGLLFFQGSYSTDWGAMGAVMTIASLPMVLVYLFLSEQVERAMTVGSTAKG from the coding sequence ATCGCAATTGGACTTCCTTTCTCGTCAATGGTTTTCTTTGGTTTTCTTGTAGGAATCCCTAAGGAGATCGAAGAGGCGGCATGCATAGATGGAGCTAGTATTTATAGCCTGTTCCTGAAGATCATTTTGCCGCTTGCCTTGCCTGCAATTGCGACTGTAGCCATTTTTCAGTTCTTGAACAACTGGAATGAGTTCACTTTGGCCTATATTCTGATTTCTGATGAGAATATGAAGACCTTGCCGTTAGGTTTGCTTTTCTTCCAAGGCTCCTACAGCACGGATTGGGGGGCCATGGGGGCTGTTATGACTATAGCTTCCCTGCCGATGGTACTTGTCTATCTATTCTTGAGTGAACAAGTGGAGCGGGCGATGACAGTAGGTTCCACCGCGAAAGGATAA
- a CDS encoding biotin transporter BioY yields MKLSLRGTVFSALMAAILVLFGYISIPIGFSPVPITLQTLAVMLAGGLLGPLYGFLSIALVVILTALGFPLLHGTGGLAVLLGPTGGYVMMWPISALLIGWLLARIKLKGFFGYFLAFIVLELFGSMLIYVSGVPWLAFAYKMSFSEAMIQGFYPYVIGDLIKVLFAAIIIAPVQTVFPPQRLTGHMNSTVVQADS; encoded by the coding sequence ATGAAATTATCTTTGCGAGGTACTGTATTTAGCGCACTCATGGCGGCCATACTGGTCCTTTTCGGATACATAAGCATTCCGATCGGTTTCTCGCCTGTCCCGATTACATTGCAAACTCTTGCCGTGATGCTGGCTGGAGGATTGCTGGGCCCATTGTACGGTTTTCTAAGCATTGCTCTGGTCGTAATTTTGACTGCACTTGGCTTCCCTCTTTTGCATGGAACCGGAGGGCTGGCCGTTCTACTGGGTCCTACAGGAGGATACGTCATGATGTGGCCCATATCCGCTCTCCTGATTGGATGGCTACTCGCTCGAATCAAACTGAAAGGCTTCTTCGGTTACTTCCTGGCTTTTATCGTATTGGAGCTGTTTGGTTCAATGCTGATCTATGTTTCAGGTGTGCCCTGGCTTGCCTTTGCCTATAAAATGTCGTTCTCCGAAGCCATGATTCAGGGTTTCTATCCTTATGTTATCGGAGATCTGATCAAAGTCTTGTTCGCTGCTATTATCATTGCACCGGTGCAAACGGTTTTCCCGCCACAACGACTGACAGGCCACATGAATTCGACGGTTGTACAAGCGGATTCCTAA
- a CDS encoding ATP-binding cassette domain-containing protein — translation MNQKGKDPFAMQNVIPLITLENARVHYESESGRVRKAVDGVSLKLHAGEWMSVVGANGSGKSTLAGLLIGFTPLSGGARQASPKLVVRGVLQQPDAQIFGDTIEEEFHFALSPLLGSVDEQLRRREHALHTVGLDFSPGAAISQLSGGQKQLLNIAVALAAKPDVLILDEPTAMLDTGARERMEAIVHAVVREGTAVIWITHHLEEATFCDRIIAMERGRCVYDGVPSSFFYGREKEVILAKEDEQRSPCERLGLDPPFTVQTALLLKQQGMLRHATPLRPEQLVKEVACCISN, via the coding sequence ATGAATCAAAAGGGAAAGGACCCATTTGCGATGCAAAACGTTATACCATTAATCACGCTGGAGAATGCTCGTGTTCATTATGAGTCAGAGTCTGGACGTGTTCGTAAGGCGGTTGATGGAGTTTCCCTGAAATTGCATGCCGGAGAATGGATGAGTGTAGTAGGAGCCAATGGAAGCGGCAAAAGTACGTTGGCCGGGCTGTTGATTGGGTTCACTCCGTTATCCGGTGGAGCAAGGCAGGCTTCTCCAAAACTTGTCGTTCGTGGAGTCCTGCAGCAGCCTGATGCGCAGATATTCGGTGACACCATTGAAGAGGAATTTCACTTTGCCCTGTCGCCATTGCTTGGATCCGTAGACGAACAATTACGGCGTAGAGAACACGCATTACATACCGTAGGGCTTGACTTTTCGCCGGGTGCGGCAATCTCACAGCTTTCTGGAGGGCAAAAACAATTGCTCAACATTGCGGTAGCGCTGGCAGCCAAACCGGACGTACTCATTCTGGACGAGCCAACAGCCATGCTGGATACCGGTGCGAGAGAACGAATGGAAGCCATTGTGCATGCTGTTGTCCGCGAGGGGACGGCGGTAATCTGGATTACGCATCATCTGGAAGAAGCCACCTTTTGTGATCGAATCATTGCTATGGAGCGAGGACGTTGTGTGTATGACGGAGTGCCTTCGTCCTTCTTTTATGGGCGTGAGAAGGAGGTGATCCTTGCCAAAGAAGATGAGCAGCGATCACCTTGTGAGCGACTTGGGCTTGATCCACCTTTTACTGTGCAAACGGCGCTCCTGCTGAAGCAGCAAGGCATGCTCCGTCATGCCACTCCACTGCGACCTGAGCAGCTGGTTAAGGAGGTAGCCTGTTGCATATCGAATTGA
- a CDS encoding ATP-binding cassette domain-containing protein — protein MHIELNHLSVAAPEPHKRALLQDVSVTMNSGEITLLVGCTGSGKTTLLQTIAGLKPPNAGSILLDDEPFWQNGKVPQSILLRMGLVFQFPEQQLFARSVQREFAYSLRPYRFTEEQKKRQISSALEQWDPPAGKESERQFNLDRSPFALSGGERRRLGLALGTAVEPHWLLLDEPSVGLEAQSVVLLLKALDQHRHAGGGAVVATHDLDTFLPRADRVLLLREGCLIADLTPKEIHSRPDLLQQAGLGLPPSMRLAQQFAVAGIELPFTALTPEEMAEHIVFFRLHGWDMVQELKPDDELRAAEKMEQEKVHTNESATSALAQGNVAAEIINLASADSQAVSSIGLYGAIDPRLKWILYILLVTASMLQHRWLGLSFTLVPVALALAALPRQALAGCVKLMKPLLLFFLISTVLSGTTLSTERGSLQFGFSLIQAEATLLNVYRLLIVTLASLWFSLTTPYGRMVEGLNWVLGVGKRLRLPVTSFALAVSLIFRFIPMIWNEWQRFSLIVRARGKAALRPNTVRVRDLGPMVIPLLMSLFQRAEDMTIGMEMRKVKEHSLLGTRSVLLVWSKRDTMICITGLIVFALFISIRNL, from the coding sequence TTGCATATCGAATTGAATCATTTAAGTGTAGCAGCGCCGGAACCCCATAAACGTGCACTGCTTCAGGATGTGTCCGTTACAATGAACAGTGGGGAAATCACCCTGCTGGTGGGTTGCACAGGGTCGGGTAAAACTACGCTGCTGCAAACGATAGCTGGCCTAAAACCACCAAATGCAGGGAGTATTCTGCTGGATGATGAGCCCTTCTGGCAAAACGGAAAAGTGCCGCAGTCTATTCTTTTGCGGATGGGGCTGGTATTTCAATTCCCGGAGCAACAACTGTTTGCCCGCAGCGTTCAGCGTGAATTCGCGTATTCTCTGCGTCCATATCGATTTACCGAGGAGCAAAAGAAACGCCAAATTTCCAGTGCCCTTGAACAGTGGGACCCGCCAGCAGGCAAAGAGTCGGAGCGGCAGTTCAATCTGGACAGATCGCCATTTGCACTAAGCGGAGGGGAACGAAGAAGACTTGGTCTTGCATTGGGAACCGCTGTCGAGCCGCATTGGCTGCTTCTGGATGAACCCAGCGTCGGATTGGAAGCGCAAAGTGTAGTGCTTCTGCTCAAAGCGCTGGATCAGCATCGGCATGCAGGTGGGGGAGCCGTTGTGGCTACGCACGACTTGGATACGTTTTTGCCGCGTGCGGATCGGGTTCTTTTGCTTCGAGAAGGGTGTCTGATCGCTGATCTGACACCCAAAGAAATCCATTCACGGCCAGACCTGCTGCAGCAGGCTGGGCTTGGGCTGCCACCTTCCATGCGACTGGCACAGCAATTCGCTGTGGCAGGTATTGAGCTGCCTTTTACCGCATTGACGCCGGAGGAGATGGCTGAACATATTGTTTTTTTCAGGTTACATGGATGGGATATGGTGCAGGAGCTCAAGCCGGATGATGAGCTGCGTGCAGCAGAAAAGATGGAACAGGAAAAGGTGCATACCAATGAATCGGCAACTTCTGCACTGGCTCAAGGTAATGTAGCCGCAGAAATTATTAATCTGGCATCAGCGGACAGCCAGGCAGTTTCAAGCATCGGATTGTACGGTGCCATCGACCCGCGTCTCAAATGGATTTTGTATATTTTGCTCGTAACTGCGTCGATGCTTCAACATCGCTGGCTGGGACTGTCATTCACATTGGTGCCAGTAGCGCTGGCACTAGCTGCTCTGCCTCGACAAGCTCTGGCTGGCTGCGTGAAGTTAATGAAGCCGTTATTGTTGTTTTTTCTCATATCCACGGTTTTGTCAGGAACAACTCTTTCAACAGAAAGGGGCAGTCTCCAGTTCGGTTTCTCCCTGATACAGGCGGAGGCTACTTTGCTGAATGTGTACCGCTTGTTAATTGTTACCTTGGCCAGTCTCTGGTTTTCGCTGACTACGCCATATGGACGCATGGTGGAAGGATTGAACTGGGTGCTTGGTGTTGGCAAAAGATTGAGGCTTCCCGTTACCTCGTTTGCACTTGCCGTATCGTTAATCTTTCGGTTCATTCCGATGATCTGGAATGAATGGCAGCGATTTTCGCTGATTGTCCGGGCACGCGGCAAAGCTGCACTACGACCAAACACGGTGCGGGTGCGGGATCTTGGACCGATGGTGATTCCCTTGCTGATGTCGCTGTTTCAGCGTGCGGAGGACATGACGATCGGGATGGAAATGCGGAAAGTTAAAGAGCATTCCCTGCTAGGAACACGTTCCGTCTTGCTGGTATGGTCCAAGCGGGATACGATGATCTGTATCACAGGCCTTATTGTTTTTGCATTATTTATATCCATTCGGAATCTCTGA
- a CDS encoding VOC family protein: protein MNPILNQIGTVFIPVNDIEKARDWYCEILGLPADGEILFGHLYIVPMNGTRIVLDSKIYAKNHTFKTPAFHFDTHNIEEAYAFMQSKHVNITTTIEHDQWFNFQDPDGNLLMICKC, encoded by the coding sequence ATGAATCCCATTTTAAATCAAATTGGTACTGTGTTTATCCCTGTCAATGACATTGAAAAAGCGCGCGATTGGTACTGCGAGATATTGGGATTGCCTGCGGATGGAGAGATTTTATTTGGACATTTGTACATCGTTCCGATGAATGGAACACGTATTGTGCTGGACAGCAAAATCTATGCCAAGAACCATACGTTTAAAACGCCGGCATTTCATTTTGATACTCATAATATTGAAGAAGCCTATGCATTTATGCAATCTAAACATGTAAATATAACGACAACCATAGAGCATGACCAATGGTTTAACTTTCAGGATCCTGACGGAAATCTGTTGATGATATGCAAGTGTTAA
- a CDS encoding glycoside hydrolase family 43 protein has protein sequence MCTFMKERTWLLKACESVFIVFLTAMILCGILSPNTASAATSVYTISAFTNSSESNLYIYQSYNATNYGLLKDSAYTPPEGLIRDPSIIKHTDGLYYVVYTTNWSGNTIGIASSPDKVNWNFVRNIPLSLPSGIAHTWAPEWFVDNNGSLNVIVSLSPGNYQNFRPYAITAANSNLASTAWSAPVELAGIAPNYIDTFIVKTGSTYHAFTKNETTKYIEYAIAPSLTGPYTFQGTGDWANWGAWVEGPALVQLDNGTWRIYFDGYSTQKYYYSDSSDGFKTWTVKKELPGLTGLVRHMTVLKETGQPGDVRALESYNMQGNYIRHYNYQARIDENVSPVEDSKFRIVPGLADTSAISFESVNFPGYYLRHKNDLIYLEKNDGSRAFTTDATFRRKDGLANSAWTSYASYNYPDRYLRHYDKLLRLDPIVTTIDKSDATFKETAE, from the coding sequence ATGTGTACCTTTATGAAAGAACGCACATGGTTATTGAAAGCATGCGAGTCGGTATTCATCGTGTTTCTTACAGCAATGATTCTGTGCGGCATTCTAAGCCCAAATACAGCGAGTGCAGCAACAAGTGTTTATACCATCTCGGCTTTTACCAATAGTAGCGAGTCCAATCTGTATATCTACCAATCCTATAATGCCACGAATTATGGCCTCCTTAAAGACTCTGCATACACCCCACCGGAGGGCCTAATCCGCGATCCCAGCATCATAAAGCACACGGATGGCCTGTATTACGTGGTCTACACCACGAACTGGTCCGGCAATACGATCGGCATAGCGTCAAGCCCGGATAAGGTGAACTGGAATTTTGTCCGCAACATCCCATTATCCTTGCCTAGCGGAATCGCCCACACCTGGGCTCCCGAATGGTTCGTGGACAATAATGGCAGCTTGAATGTCATCGTGTCTCTATCGCCGGGTAACTATCAAAACTTCAGACCTTATGCCATTACGGCAGCAAACAGCAATCTTGCTTCTACGGCCTGGTCGGCTCCGGTCGAGCTTGCAGGCATTGCCCCAAATTACATCGACACTTTCATCGTTAAGACCGGATCAACTTATCATGCGTTTACAAAGAACGAAACAACCAAATACATCGAATATGCCATAGCGCCCTCTCTAACTGGCCCTTATACTTTCCAGGGCACCGGAGACTGGGCAAACTGGGGGGCTTGGGTAGAAGGTCCTGCACTGGTCCAGCTAGACAACGGAACATGGCGCATCTATTTTGACGGTTATTCCACGCAAAAATATTACTACAGCGACTCTTCTGATGGGTTCAAGACATGGACTGTGAAAAAGGAACTCCCAGGTTTGACCGGATTAGTCCGACACATGACCGTGTTAAAAGAAACCGGGCAGCCGGGTGATGTCCGAGCGCTGGAGTCTTACAATATGCAGGGCAATTATATCCGACATTACAACTATCAGGCACGAATTGATGAGAACGTCAGCCCTGTGGAAGATTCGAAATTTAGAATCGTTCCAGGCCTTGCGGATACTTCTGCCATCTCATTCGAGTCTGTCAACTTCCCAGGATATTATCTACGCCATAAAAACGATCTGATCTACCTAGAAAAAAATGATGGTAGCCGGGCCTTCACAACGGATGCCACGTTTCGACGCAAGGATGGGCTTGCTAATTCGGCCTGGACGTCGTACGCATCATACAATTATCCTGACCGATACCTGAGACATTACGATAAGCTGCTCCGCTTGGACCCGATCGTTACGACGATCGACAAATCGGATGCTACTTTCAAGGAGACCGCGGAATAA
- a CDS encoding RICIN domain-containing protein translates to MNWFKRIIALLMAGSLVLSILGTKTSAAGSDTAVVDPSQQYQTIEGWGTSLAWWGKVVGSYSNRDEYVEKMFSPTNGLGLNVIRYNIGGGENPSSQYLEYRKAVPGYQPSQGGYDWNADANQRYMLQAAKSYGVNVFEAFANSAPYWMTISGSVSGAANGVNNLKPEYYDDFADYLTEVVKHFHDEWGISFDTLTPLNEPISTWWKLGNDQEGMHFDRAEQNAILGQVQSSLTAKGLSTRLSAPEEYNLEDSTSSFAGYSPAVKSAIAQINTHTYGGSNRTALRNAATSDNKHLWTSEYGDGDASGLTMSRTILKDIRNMGASAWVYWQAVDSAEGWGFFKNVLNDTQTISYTVNQKYYVMGNYSKFIRPGYKIIGMSDANTLAAYDAASGKLVLVATNSESTDTTVTYDLSRFTSTGTSAQVFRTSSSENLKTLANIAVQDKKLTVTAKAGSVTTYVISGMAYTGSKGYDSSVIYKLVNRKSGLALDVNGASTTDGASIVQWNDNGGTNQQWKLEATGKGFYKLRNVGSGLLLDVNQSSTQGGASLIQWQDNGNYNQQWMPVDVGGYLVLVNRNSGLTMDVNQGAVTAGAAVIQWADNGGSNQQWNLVKIN, encoded by the coding sequence ATGAATTGGTTCAAGCGAATAATTGCCTTGCTGATGGCAGGCAGTCTGGTTCTGAGCATCCTCGGGACGAAAACGTCCGCCGCAGGGTCTGATACAGCCGTGGTTGATCCCTCACAGCAGTATCAGACCATTGAAGGCTGGGGGACTTCGCTTGCGTGGTGGGGGAAGGTGGTAGGCTCATATTCCAATCGGGATGAGTATGTGGAAAAAATGTTCAGCCCAACGAATGGACTCGGCTTGAACGTCATCCGTTATAACATTGGAGGGGGAGAAAATCCGTCATCCCAATACCTGGAGTACCGAAAGGCTGTTCCGGGCTATCAGCCTTCGCAAGGGGGATATGACTGGAATGCAGACGCCAACCAAAGATACATGCTTCAGGCAGCCAAATCCTACGGGGTCAACGTCTTCGAAGCGTTTGCGAACTCGGCTCCCTACTGGATGACGATCAGCGGTAGTGTATCGGGAGCTGCGAATGGCGTTAACAATCTCAAGCCGGAATATTATGATGATTTTGCCGATTATCTCACAGAGGTCGTTAAGCACTTTCACGACGAATGGGGGATATCTTTTGATACATTGACTCCGCTTAATGAACCGATCTCGACATGGTGGAAGCTCGGTAATGACCAGGAGGGAATGCATTTTGATCGAGCAGAGCAGAATGCTATACTGGGCCAAGTACAATCTTCTCTCACGGCCAAAGGGTTATCTACCAGGCTGAGTGCACCGGAGGAATACAATCTGGAGGACTCAACCAGTTCCTTTGCCGGATACAGCCCGGCTGTGAAGTCGGCCATCGCGCAGATCAATACCCATACGTATGGGGGGAGCAACCGAACGGCCCTTCGCAATGCGGCCACCTCGGACAATAAACATCTATGGACTTCCGAGTACGGGGACGGGGACGCCAGTGGATTGACGATGTCGCGGACGATCCTGAAGGACATACGCAATATGGGAGCAAGTGCCTGGGTTTACTGGCAGGCAGTTGACAGTGCTGAGGGATGGGGATTTTTCAAGAACGTACTTAATGACACACAGACGATCAGCTACACTGTGAATCAGAAATATTATGTGATGGGCAATTACAGTAAGTTCATTCGCCCGGGGTACAAAATCATCGGTATGAGTGACGCTAATACGCTTGCCGCTTACGATGCAGCTTCAGGCAAGCTAGTTCTGGTAGCCACCAATTCGGAATCCACAGATACGACCGTTACGTATGATCTGAGCCGCTTTACTTCGACAGGCACGTCTGCCCAGGTGTTCCGAACATCCTCCAGCGAGAATCTCAAGACACTGGCGAACATCGCGGTACAGGACAAAAAGTTAACGGTCACAGCAAAAGCGGGTTCGGTTACCACCTACGTTATATCCGGCATGGCTTACACAGGTAGCAAAGGATATGACTCCAGTGTCATCTATAAACTGGTCAACCGCAAGAGCGGTCTTGCATTGGATGTGAACGGAGCTTCGACCACGGACGGCGCATCGATCGTCCAGTGGAATGATAACGGAGGAACCAACCAGCAATGGAAGCTGGAAGCGACAGGAAAAGGTTTTTACAAGCTTCGGAACGTCGGCAGTGGCTTGCTGCTGGATGTGAACCAAAGCTCCACTCAAGGGGGCGCCTCCCTGATCCAGTGGCAGGATAACGGAAATTATAACCAGCAGTGGATGCCTGTGGACGTCGGGGGCTATCTTGTTCTGGTTAACCGCAATAGTGGTCTGACGATGGATGTGAATCAGGGGGCTGTAACCGCAGGTGCGGCAGTCATTCAATGGGCCGATAATGGGGGCTCCAATCAGCAATGGAATCTCGTGAAAATAAATTAG
- a CDS encoding DUF1349 domain-containing protein, protein MNNNLFQPNVRGKLRWMNEPEHWEYTEEDRLIIDAPAKVDFFKDPGGTHVAHSAPFLHLQVDSSFQLTTQLQVDMRHLYDSGCLMLMADENNWAKLCYEFNGNDATIVSVVTKNGSSDDCNSERVVVDNPHLRITKIGKIISFYYSPDGEDWKLVRYFGMEITDPFIAGALAQSPMGSGCRANFKYLNLTIPNEDSRF, encoded by the coding sequence ATGAATAATAATTTATTTCAACCAAATGTAAGGGGAAAATTAAGATGGATGAATGAACCTGAGCACTGGGAGTACACCGAAGAAGATAGATTGATCATTGATGCACCGGCTAAGGTTGATTTTTTCAAGGATCCTGGGGGAACACATGTAGCCCATTCGGCTCCTTTTCTACATCTTCAGGTTGATTCATCATTTCAGCTTACGACACAGCTTCAGGTAGACATGCGTCATCTTTATGATTCAGGATGTTTGATGTTGATGGCTGACGAGAACAATTGGGCTAAACTATGTTATGAATTTAACGGCAATGATGCTACGATTGTGTCTGTTGTAACTAAGAATGGCTCCTCCGATGATTGTAATTCTGAGCGTGTTGTGGTTGATAACCCGCATTTAAGGATCACGAAGATTGGGAAGATTATATCTTTTTACTATTCGCCTGATGGTGAGGATTGGAAGTTAGTCCGCTACTTTGGAATGGAAATTACTGATCCGTTTATAGCGGGTGCACTGGCCCAATCACCGATGGGATCAGGTTGCCGGGCCAATTTTAAATATTTAAACTTAACGATTCCCAATGAGGATAGCAGGTTTTAG
- the tnpA gene encoding IS200/IS605 family transposase, giving the protein MANKSYSLAHTKWMCKYHIVFTPKYRRKEIYNQVRKDLIEIFRRLCKYKGVEIIEGHMMLDHVHMWVAIPPKIAVSTFMGYLKGKSSLMIFEKHAQLKYKYGNRKFWAEGYYVSTVGLNEATVRKYIREQEAHDQALDKLSVKEYEDPFSSNKSKKK; this is encoded by the coding sequence ATGGCAAACAAGAGCTACAGCCTAGCTCACACAAAGTGGATGTGCAAATACCACATTGTATTCACCCCGAAGTATAGACGGAAAGAAATCTATAATCAAGTGAGAAAAGATTTAATCGAAATCTTCAGACGTTTATGTAAGTACAAGGGAGTAGAAATTATAGAAGGTCACATGATGCTCGATCATGTTCACATGTGGGTAGCGATTCCACCGAAAATTGCTGTCTCAACGTTCATGGGATATCTAAAGGGAAAAAGTTCGCTAATGATATTCGAGAAGCATGCTCAGCTCAAGTATAAATACGGAAATCGAAAGTTTTGGGCAGAAGGGTATTATGTAAGTACAGTGGGCCTAAATGAAGCAACGGTAAGAAAGTATATTCGTGAACAAGAAGCACATGATCAAGCACTAGATAAGCTGAGTGTAAAAGAATACGAAGATCCATTTAGCAGTAACAAGAGCAAAAAGAAGTAA
- a CDS encoding Cof-type HAD-IIB family hydrolase — MNRATQKIVFIDIDGTLVGDDGMVPESAQKACKIARENGHLLYLCTGRSKAEIYDAIWDIGFDGLIGAGGGYVESGDEILYHKKVTPEDVRHMVDFFNTHGIDFYLESNSALYASQNLKPHLERRIYGDVENDSVAREKMERFPHPFIAGLTYGETDLYKDDVNKVCFLESAVPFEFIKGEFQGRFEVIQCTVPIFGKDSGEMMIPGIHKAIAIADLLNHLSLPQEQTIAIGDGMNDAEMLEYCAVGIAMGNANPGLMEIADDITDHVEEDGLYKSFVKYGLISES, encoded by the coding sequence ATGAATAGAGCTACTCAAAAAATTGTGTTTATCGACATTGACGGTACACTTGTCGGTGATGACGGTATGGTGCCTGAATCGGCACAAAAAGCCTGCAAAATAGCACGCGAGAATGGCCATCTGCTTTATCTGTGCACAGGTCGTTCGAAAGCTGAAATCTACGACGCTATTTGGGATATCGGATTTGATGGTCTTATTGGAGCAGGAGGGGGATATGTAGAATCTGGAGATGAGATTCTTTATCATAAAAAAGTCACGCCTGAGGATGTTCGGCATATGGTGGATTTCTTTAATACACATGGAATTGATTTTTATCTGGAGTCCAATTCGGCTCTCTATGCTAGCCAGAATTTAAAACCTCATCTGGAAAGGCGGATCTATGGAGATGTTGAGAACGACTCTGTGGCCAGAGAAAAAATGGAGCGTTTCCCCCATCCATTTATCGCGGGTTTGACATATGGAGAGACTGATTTGTATAAAGACGATGTAAATAAGGTCTGCTTTCTGGAAAGCGCTGTACCCTTTGAATTTATTAAGGGAGAATTCCAGGGAAGATTTGAGGTCATCCAGTGCACCGTCCCGATCTTTGGAAAGGACAGTGGAGAAATGATGATTCCTGGTATTCACAAGGCAATCGCCATTGCTGATTTGCTGAATCATTTGAGCCTGCCCCAGGAACAGACGATTGCCATTGGAGATGGAATGAACGATGCCGAGATGCTCGAATATTGCGCCGTAGGCATTGCTATGGGCAATGCAAATCCGGGTTTGATGGAAATTGCAGATGATATTACTGACCACGTTGAGGAAGACGGACTATATAAAAGCTTTGTAAAATACGGTTTGATATCTGAATCATAA
- a CDS encoding DUF1349 domain-containing protein translates to MTKNIMNWETGNWINQPLSARQEGNHLKVVPEKGRDFWKKTLYGFEYEDGAALLADWQTDNAVEVSFLLTSFTELYDQAGILLYHGPAQWIKIGIEINDGVPQLAVVVTDGYSDWSLAAVPEWKGEEVTIRASIMKDAVIIRARTEHHGWRTIRVARFPYASGNQAGPFACSPTRDGLEVTFTRWAFTEADHDLHVDPPVKK, encoded by the coding sequence GTGACCAAAAACATAATGAATTGGGAGACAGGCAATTGGATCAACCAGCCTTTGTCAGCCCGGCAAGAGGGCAATCATCTGAAGGTTGTACCGGAAAAGGGAAGGGATTTTTGGAAAAAGACATTATACGGTTTCGAATATGAGGATGGTGCTGCTCTGTTAGCTGACTGGCAAACAGACAACGCGGTGGAGGTGTCATTTCTGCTGACATCCTTTACAGAGCTTTATGATCAAGCAGGTATTTTATTATATCACGGACCAGCGCAGTGGATTAAAATAGGAATTGAAATCAACGATGGAGTTCCTCAACTGGCCGTAGTAGTAACGGACGGTTATTCCGATTGGTCTTTGGCTGCTGTACCGGAATGGAAGGGGGAAGAAGTTACCATTCGTGCTTCCATTATGAAGGATGCCGTGATTATTCGGGCACGCACTGAGCACCACGGATGGCGAACCATTCGTGTGGCCCGTTTCCCGTACGCTTCCGGTAATCAAGCAGGTCCCTTTGCTTGTTCGCCGACCCGAGACGGCCTGGAGGTTACTTTTACCCGCTGGGCTTTCACCGAAGCTGATCACGATTTGCATGTAGACCCTCCAGTCAAGAAGTAG